One Magnolia sinica isolate HGM2019 chromosome 2, MsV1, whole genome shotgun sequence genomic window, tcaattcctaggttacctcgttcaaatcctaggttgcctcgctcaatttttaggttccctcgctcaatttgtagcttccctcgctcaattccttctTTATTCTACATGATTATATTCAATTGTGAATTTTTATCCTCATGCAATTTCTTTAAAACAGATATGGGCTGTAGAGAGATTATCGGCCCTACAAGAGTGTGTTATTTCATTTGTTCCCTCGCAAATTCCATGCTTCATTTAATATTGAggttggaagggttggaggtacaacaaaatatttgtaatttttgAGAGTGAAGCTGTAAGTATATGTATTTCTCGACCATTCACTTTGCTTGATTTGACACTTACACTCCGTATATTAACATCAATCTGGGTTCTTTTGCAGACTATCTTAATAAAGAACTTGGAACCCaccctacgagaatgggaaacggacgCCGTTCGCTTGCTCCGTGATAGTTTTCAGGTGAGATATCATGAGCGTTTAATTAAAATGAAATGTTGTTTAATTCACCGTTAAAAGTTTTTCGACTCTTATATGTGCATTGATACATTTTGAAGGTCATCGAAACTCAGGAATTGAGCGATGAGGGTAACGAGAATGATGACGAGGGTGAGGGGGGATCAGCGGAAAGTGATGAAAAAGGCGTACAGGGAGAGGGATCAGGGGGGAATATCGTGAAACCATCTCTTTTGATGGATGAATTTAGGGTTGGGATAgatgagttgaagaaggagagagaggagttgaagaaggagagggatgagctaaggaaagagaaggaagagttgagaaagagagaagagaggcttGATGAGAGGGAGGCGTTGTTGAAAGAGAAAGAATTGTTAAAGATGGAGAGAGTAGATCTAAACGAGAGAGTGCagttgaagaaagagaaggaattaTTTTTCATCATGAACGAGGAGTTGAATAGGCGGATGTGTGAGTTATTGAGAGAAACTGAAAACTTAGCGAAAGAGAGGGAGTCcttaaagaaggagaaggaatatTTCTATATAAAGAGAGGACAGTTTATGAGGGATGAGGACGAGGAGTTGAAGAAGAAAGTCAAAGTTGAGGATATGGAAGAAAAAGAATAGGGAAATGTGGAGTTGGAGGTGCAATCGTATGGTATGGCAGAGCGTAATCTATTGGATGAAGTACCCGTTTCTCCTCTTGTTTATGTAAGGAGAACTAAAAGGGTACTTAAGCCATCTTATTATATGGTTTCTCCATTCTTGTCCATGTCTTCGATCAATACAATCCCGAACGTGGTGAGGCGACCTGAGGAAGTCGTAAACTTTCCTACATCTCCGATACCATTTCATCTACAGATGGATCCATTCAGGATGCTATCGacggatgaactcaaagaggtaGAAAAATACTATGAAGCAAATAAGGGGACGGGAGAGGCTTCATGGTTCAAGTCTATATGGGTAGatgatgcgtgggttgatagcgtgGTAAGCATTCGTATGAGAGTGTCTATATACATTGACTTTCATATAGTTATATCTTTTAATCGATTATTGCTGAATCATATTATCTTGTGGAGTAGGCTATCGACAAATATGTTGACTTCCTAGAGGAAAGGCAGTCTGATTGTGCAATTGCATATCCCCaagattgcaagttctgtcccacTTATTTTATGGTAAATATTTAGTTCGGAGTATCGCTAACCTATTTTTTCAATTAATTCATGTTTTTCTACttgtattgatctttgatttttgtTACAACCATGCCTTCAAACTAGTATGCCGACTCTAAGAGCGTATCGGGACTCGAAGTCTGCTTCGGAACGTGCAAAGTTGGTAGGCATGATGAACAATGTCATCGCAATTGCCAAGTAGCGGGGTAAATCACACGCCAAGGAGATTTGGTATAGTGAACGGGTAATTTATTCATCACATAACATCAAAAAAGGTCGTAATATGTTCTTTGATCATGTTTTTTAACTGATAGCCTACTTCTTAAACATGGACAAGTTTATGTACCCGTCAACCATGATAACTCTCATTGGTTCTTGATGGTCATATATCCAAGACAACGAGAGATCATTATTATCGATAGCTTAGTGTCAAATGCTCTCCTAAAGTATAAGCAGATGATCAATTTGATGACGGAGGCGCTACcgattctcttccatgccaccgGAGACGTCACCTAGCATGAAGGGAAGACTTGGACTGCCAAATCCATGAAATTTGTGCCAAAGCAATGCAATGGTTTTGACTGTGgcatatttgtaatgaaattCATCAATATACTGTGCAGCGGTCGCACCTTGGAgggaacagacatgcaaaaattcactatACATTGGAGGAAGTCGATAGCGTATGATTATTTGTCTGTAACCTGTAAATGATACTTGTTGTAGGCATGAGATGAAAGGGATAATTTTGAggaatattgtattatatatagtgTTGTATGTACCCCGCACAATTTGTACTTCAAAAAATTTATAATGAATTAAATTTCATAACGTGTAAATGTTTCCGTCACTTAACTTTCATGCTTGTTTTGTTcaacttctagtttgccctgcctAATTTTAAGTTTTCCTATCTCACCTTATACttaccctcgctcaattcctatgttgtcttgctcaatttctatgttgtctcgctcaatttgtaggttgcctcgctcaattgctaggttccctcactcaatttctaggttccctcgctcaattcctacgttgcctcgctcaattcataggttgcctcgctgaatttgtatgttgccttgctcaattgctaggttccctcactcaatttttagcttccctcgctcaattcctacgttgccttgctcaattcataagttgcctcgctgaatttctaggttgactCGCTCAATTTATAAGTTGCTTCGCTCGTTTTCTACGTTGGCTTTAGGAACGGTAACTATTAATTGCAAATCAGAATATTGCGATAAATCCCCACATCCGTTTGAGTTTAAACATTGGACGGTCCCTTATCTGACCATGGGGCACCCATTTCATAACTTAGATGGGCCAGAGGCCATCAGGGCAGCCCGATTTACCATATATGGGCCCAAAGGGCCATCTCAGCTAATAAGTGGCACCTGGGGCCAACTGAACTAAGCTGCAGGGTATATATAAAcctttaaaccctctctccctaaCTCCCACAGCAAATTtacagcagctgagagagagaaaatagagaaggatgggtttgaaagagagagaggattggggaaaGGGTGTGAGTGCTTGGGGAGCAGGAAATTGGAATTCCCACACTCCTACATCCGTCATTCGCTGGAGACTGCGGCCCTACCGCCGTAAATGCGAATTGTGGCTGATAAAAGGTAACAAATTTGAGCTCTCTTCCATTTTTCTTAGCTATGGCCGCATGCATGTGTCCTGACATGCGATTCCTTAGGCACAGGGCCCTTGCAAAAAGAACCCTAGGACAAaga contains:
- the LOC131224729 gene encoding uncharacterized protein LOC131224729 produces the protein MFNCIKDAGAGLSEYAADPETVAASADEELYDEESHQGAAEYFGLNQYNKIFVIFESEAVSICISRPFTLLDLTLTLRILTSIWVLLQTILIKNLEPTLREWETDAVRLLRDSFQVIETQELSDEGNENDDEGEGGSAESDEKGVQGEGSGGNIVKPSLLMDEFRVGIDELKKEREELKKERDELRKEKEELRKREERLDEREALLKEKELLKMERVDLNERVQLKKEKELFFIMNEELNRRMCELLRETENLAKERESLKKEKEYFYIKRGQFMRDEDEELKKKVKVEDMEEKE